From the genome of Impatiens glandulifera chromosome 9, dImpGla2.1, whole genome shotgun sequence, one region includes:
- the LOC124915104 gene encoding uncharacterized protein LOC124915104, whose amino-acid sequence MSKISHSPPRGRWRCGLTALIIPIIFVYFLLASWSASGRDTNKFWPGEELEKLKMIRTHLRKINKPPIKTIKSPDGDLIDCVITHQQPAFDHPQLKGQRPLLEAPPSPVRPSGRRYEKRGGVGVSHEDFQLWKRSGESCPKGTVPIRRTTEKDILRASSTRSFGRKMTSKHIVRRSESSTTGHQHAVGYVTGREQYFYGAKASINVWAPRVANPDEFSLSQIWVISGSFGDDLNTIEAGWQVSPELYGDNSPRFFTYWTSDAYQATGCYNLLCSGFIQTNNDIAIGAAISPTSSYEGGQFDISLLVWMDPKHGNWWLEFGDGALVGYWPSFLFTHLQSNASMVQFGGEIVNSSPDTHTATQMGSGHFADEGFAKASYFRNLEIVDFDNSLVPPSNLQVLADYPDCYDIQSGYNSVWGNYFYYGGPGRNEKCP is encoded by the exons ATGTCAAAAATATCGCACTCACCTCCTCGGGGTCGTTGGCGTTGCGGTCTCACCGCCTTAATCATTCCCATTATTTTTGTCTACTTTCTTCTTGCTTCTTGGTCGGCGTCCGGCAGAGATACCAACAAATTCTGGCCTGGGGAAGAGTTGGAAAAACTGAAGATGATCAGAACCCATCTTAGGAAGATCAACAAACCCCCTATTAAAACAATAAAG AGCCCAGATGGTGACCTGATCGATTGTGTTATAACTCATCAACAGCCGGCTTTTGACCATCCTCAACTAAAAGGCCAAAGACCACTACTG gAAGCTCCTCCTTCTCCGGTGAGACCAAGTGGGCGGCGATACGAAAAGAGAGGCGGTGTCGGCGTGTCGCATGAAGATTTTCAACTATGGAAAAGATCCGGGGAGTCATGTCCCAAAGGAACAGTTCCGATCAGGAGGACGACCGAGAAAGATATATTGCGTGCCAGTTCTACCCGCAGTTTCGGAAGGAAAATGACCTCAAAACACATTGTACGTAGATCAGAATCCTCAACCACAGGCCACCAG CATGCGGTCGGTTATGTAACGGGAAGAGAGCAATACTTTTATGGCGCCAAAGCCAGCATAAATGTGTGGGCACCGCGTGTGGCTAACCCAGACGAATTCAGCTTGTCCCAAATTTGGGTCATCTCCGGTTCATTTGGAGACGACCTAAACACCATTGAAGCGGGTTGGCAG gttAGTCCGGAGCTCTATGGTGATAATTCCCCTAGGTTCTTTACTTACTGGACg TCCGATGCATACCAAGCAACCGGATGTTACAATTTGTTATGCTCCGGTTTCATTCAAACCAACAATGACATTGCAATCGGGGCTGCTATTTCCCCAACGTCATCCTATGAGGGCGGGCAATTCGATATCAGTCTCCTTGTTTGGATG GATCCCAAGCATGGCAATTGGTGGCTGGAATTTGGGGACGGGGCCTTGGTGGGGTATTGGCCGTCGTTCTTGTTCACACATTTGCAGAGCAATGCGAGCATGGTCCAGTTCGGCGGGGAGATTGTGAATAGCAGTCCTGATACTCACACCGCCACCCAAATGGGAAGTGGCCATTTTGCTGATGAGGGTTTTGCCAAAGCTTCTTACTTTAGGAACTTGGAAATTGTTGATTTTGATAATAGCTTGGTCCCCCCTTCCAATCTTCAAGTCCTGGCAGATTACCCTGATTGTTATGATATTCAAAGTGGATACAATAGTGTTTGGggaaattatttttactatggAGGCCCAGGAAGAAATGAAAAATGTCCTTAA
- the LOC124915764 gene encoding lysM domain receptor-like kinase 3 encodes MDSNATQPLSCNSGSSKICPSLLYQNNNLTTEKIASLYLVSSTFVKPINNGKKKDYLVSVPCSCKEVNGTLGSEIGYFYDTLYQVQHGDTFENVAIQDYSGQALEVGGENNTYIAGKNATLHILCGCVAKDSQVVVTYTVQEHDILSDIAIRLSTTVQAILDLNTLVKDSGFIEPGWVLFVPMEKNGIPPPDAPTRGRRKERHKWMIIVIILSIVALFSLCALVTVLVWRNKWNPKNKDPKSVMAKNANKSYPLQDPYLHKVKTEDLTYLEADRPITYSLEKIGEATSNFDDSRRIGSGGYGSVYFGVIGDQEVAIKKMMSTLSKEFYAELKVLCKIHHINVVELLGYATSHDHLYLVYEFVHNGSLSDHLHTPLLTGRPPLSWTARAQIALDSAKGIEYIHDHTKSQYVHRDIKTSNILLDEALRAKVADFGLAKLVQRTNDDNLVATRLVGTPGYLPPESVKELQVTTKTDVFAFGVVLAELITGRRALSRDQNEPNKTKSLITILGDIFQDEDPETALKSIIDHNLNDSYPIEEVCKIAEIAEWCLSEKATNRPEMREIVVVLSEIMLSSLEWEASLGGTSGVFSGLFNGR; translated from the exons ATGGATTCAAATGCTACTCAACCTCTCTCATGCAACTCTGGCAGCTCCAAAATCTGCCCTTCTCTCCTATACCAAAACAACAATCTCACCACAGAAAAGATAGCGTCTTTATACTTAGTTAGCTCAACATTTGTAAAACCCATTAATAACGGAAAGAAAAAGGATTACCTAGTCTCAGTGCCCTGTTCTTGCAAAGAGGTTAATGGAACTCTTGGTTCAGAAATCGGTTACTTCTACGACACTCTCTACCAAGTGCAACATGGGGACACTTTCGAGAATGTCGCCATACAGGATTACAGTGGACAAGCCTTGGAGGTTGGAGGTGAAAACAATACATATATTGCTGGAAAAAATGCCACCTTACATATTTTGTGTGGATGCGTTGCGAAAGACTCGCAAGTTGTGGTTACATATACGGTTCAAGAGCATGACATATTATCTGATATTGCAATTCGACTATCAACTACAGTCCAAGCAATTCTTGACCTGAATACGCTTGTTAAAGATTCTGGGTTCATTGAACCCGGTTGGGTTTTGTTTGTACCAATGGAGAAGAATGGCATACCTCCACCAGATGCACCAACTCGtg GTAGGAGGAAAGAGAGACATAAGTGGATGATAATTGTCATCATCTTGTCAATTGTAGCACTATTTTCACTATGTGCCTTGGTCACAGTCCTAGTTTGGAGAAACAAGTGGAACCCAAAAAACAAGGATCCGAAATCTGTTATGGCAAAGAATGCAAATAAATCTTATCCTTTGCAAGATCCATACCTGCACAAAGTAAAGACAGAAG ACCTCACATATCTTGAAGCAGATAGACCTATAACCTACAGTCTTGAGAAGATTGGTGAGGCAACAAGTAACTTTGATGATTCAAGAAGAATAGGATCTGGAGGGTATGGAAGTGTATACTTTGGGGTCATTGGAGACCAA GAAGTAGCAATAAAGAAGATGATGTCTACTTTGTCCAAGGAGTTCTACGCAGAACTTAAGGTCTTATGTAAGATACATCACATCAATGTG GTGGAGCTTCTGGGTTATGCCACCAGTCATGATCATCTCTACTTGGTTTATGAGTTTGTTCACAACGGATCTCTCAGTGATCATCTTCATACTCCCTTGTTAACTG GTCGGCCACCACTATCTTGGACTGCTAGAGCACAGATAGCGCTGGATTCTGCCAAAGGCATTGAATACATTCATGATCATACAAAATCCCAGTATGTGCATCGTGACATCAAGACGAGTAACATTCTGCTTGATGAAGCCCTTCGAGCAAAG GTAGCTGATTTTGGATTGGCAAAGCTTGTTCAAAGAACTAATGACGATAACCTGGTTGCAACTCGCTTGGTTGGAACTCCGGGATATCTTCCACCTGA GTCTGTGAAAGAGCTACAAGTGACTACAAAGACGGATGTTTTTGCTTTTGGAGTAGTTCTAGCAGAACTTATAACAGGTCGTCGTGCACTTAGCCGAGATCAAAACGAGCCCAACAAAACAAaatccctcattaccatt CTAGGTGACATTTTCCAAGATGAAGACCCAGAAACCGCATTGAAGTCAATCATAGATCACAATCTTAACGATAGTTATCCGATAGAGGAAGTGTGCAAG ATAGCAGAAATTGCTGAATGGTGTTTGAGTGAGAAGGCAACAAATAGACCAGAGATGAGAGAAATAGTAGTGGTGTTATCAGAAATTATGTTATCCTCATTAGAGTGGGAAGCTTCACTAGGGGGGACAAGTGGTGTTTTTAGTGGGCTTTTCAACGgaagataa